In Mercurialis annua linkage group LG6, ddMerAnnu1.2, whole genome shotgun sequence, the following are encoded in one genomic region:
- the LOC126687821 gene encoding uncharacterized protein LOC126687821 gives MYLIAYVDVEMWKQPCERWLTGMNMEDKSLVAMVCWNLWVNRNNAVWNKKWGTVDSIIGAATAQLSAWKICHLPDEEMRGAELLQDDGRVSWVPPRQGWLKANCDIANFSNSQGTGLGIVVRDSNGVVVQARQVRLSCNISPRAAEAMGIREALSWLKDCQNLIIESDAMDVILEIRNPELSEDILIGDCAYLAKQLSNVSFNFVRRSANQAAYILAQNARSISGHQEWYCHFPEFLTNVTALDH, from the exons ATGTATTTGATAGCTTACGTTGATGTAGAAATGTGGAAGCAGCCATGTGAGAG GTGGCTCACAGGTATGAATATGGAGGATAAATCCTTGGTTGCCATGGTGTGTTGGAATCTTTGGGTAAATAGAAACAATGCCGTGTGGAATAAGAAATGGGGGACTGTGGATTCCATTATTGGAGCTGCTACTGCTCAACTTTCAGCGTGGAAAATCTGTCATCTGCCGGACGAAGAGATGCGTGGAGCTGAGCTGCTCCAAGATGACGGGCGTGTTAGCTGGGTTCCTCCGAGACAGGGATGGTTAAAAGCTAACTGTGATATAGCGAATTTTTCGAATAGTCAAGGAACGGGACTGGGTATTGTTGTTCGTGACTCCAATGGTGTTGTGGTGCAAGCGCGTCAAGTCAGACTTAGCTGCAATATTTCTCCGCGGGCGGCGGAAGCTATGGGAATTCGTGAAGCGCTGAGTTGGTTGAAAGATTGCCAAAATTTGATAATAGAGTCGGATGCGATGGATGTTATTTTGGAGATTAGGAATCCGGAATTGTCTGAGGATATCCTAATAGGTGATTGTGCGTATTTAGCAAAGCAGTTAAGTAATGTTAGTTTTAATTTCGTGagacgatctgcgaatcaggcagcgtATATTCTAGCGCAGAATGCCCGTTCCATTtcaggtcatcaggagtggTACTGTCACTTCCCTGAATTTCTCACAAATGTAACTGCTTTGGATCATTAA
- the LOC126687822 gene encoding uncharacterized protein LOC126687822, with product MASLRKRRMDVNECCPSCKADKENGIHVVWFCKQAKQVWRSWQVAKRISPERWWSTKDLLLLGFNVLTKQEFMIFGVLLWLIWNRRNCGLFNTPCKPVDQTLDWAKAYVEDFEKDKQGKDKIDPRRRENENLASDMRWIPPDKGVFCVNVDAGFSNSEHTFSSGVVIRNHQGKVLVASCNRYEGKPMVSTGEAVAIRDGFCRAMEEGLTPFILYSDSKVVVDLFTNKELVCNEASLIVQDCIFLNSSKICKNILYGSRNTNRVAHLLARKALTEHAVANIWREFVPPNILQSVMVDIQLID from the coding sequence ATGGCTAGTCTGAGAAAACGAAGGATGGATGTGAATGAGTGTTGTCCTAGCTGCAAGGCAGATAAGGAGAATGGTATCCATGTTGTCTGGTTTTGTAAGCAAGCAAAGCAGGTTTGGCGTTCTTGGCAGGTAGCTAAAAGAATATCACCCGAAAGATGGTGGAGCACTAAGGACCTCCTGCTGCTAGGTTTTAATGTCCTGACTAAGCAGGAATTCATGATATTTGGGGTTCTCCTATGGCTAATATGGAACAGAAGAAACTGTGGGCTGTTTAACACGCCCTGTAAACCAGTGGACCAAACGCTGGATTGGGCCAAAGCCTATGTTGAGGACTTTGAGAAAGACAAGCAAGGGAAGGACAAGATCGATCCTAGAAGAAGAGAGAATGAGAACTTGGCCAGTGACATGCGTTGGATCCCACCAGATAAGGGAGTTTTCTGCGTTAATGTGGACGCAGGTTTTAGCAATTCTGAACACACTTTTTCTTCTGGGGTAGTCATTAGAAATCACCAAGGCAAGGTCCTAGTGGCGAGCTGTAATAGATATGAAGGGAAACCTATGGTGAGTACAGGAGAAGCAGTGGCGATTAGAGATGGTTTTTGCAGAGCAATGGAAGAAGGTCTAACTCCCTTTATCCTCTACTCAGATTCTAAGGTAGTAGTGGACCTCTTCACCAACAAAGAATTGGTCTGTAATGAAGCGAGCTTAATAGTTCAGGATTGCATCTTTTTGAACTCAAGTAagatatgtaaaaatattttgtatggCAGCAGAAACACTAATAGGGTAGCTCATCTCCTAGCAAGAAAGGCCCTAACTGAGCATGCTGTGGCCAACATATGGAGAGAATTTGTTCCTCCTAATATTCTTCAATCTGTAATGGTTGATATTCAGCTTATTGATTAA
- the LOC126653448 gene encoding transcription factor bHLH57, whose product MESLQGPIDSCFLGEPLDVGGGFEVEETDQFLMPSVEDNIPFLQMLQTVEYPPFFHIKEPNFQTLLRLQHLKKQQLPWKTMNSCLAEAETQQAQAQAAPLLEHESCVTHDLHSPVKSESLDFHNPHSSSCLEGITSEPSSFPWTLQQAMLGDAHFSKASPVVVPRERRKRKRTRPTKNKEEVESQRMTHIAVERNRRRQMNDHLNSLRSLMPPSYVQRGDQASIIGGAIDFVKELEQLLQSLESQKRTRNAEETEASVGVSSNRLFTLDQPEFNGSNTCEEESKVKKKSDVGEIEVTAVHNHVNLKIQCQRKPGQLLRAIVALEELRLTVLHLNITSSETTVLYSFNLKIEEDCKLGSADEVAATVNQIFSIINSTS is encoded by the exons ATGGAGAGTCTTCAAGGCCCCATTGATTCTTGT TTCTTAGGTGAGCCTCTGGATGTAGGAGGAGGATTTGAAGTTGAAGAAACTGATCAGTTTTTAATGCCAAGTGTAGAAGATAATATCCCTTTTCTTCAAATGCTTCAAACTGTGGAATACCCACCATTTTTTCACATCAAAGAACCCAACTTTCAGACACTTTTAAGGCTCCAACATCTCAAAAAACAGCAGCTCCCATGGAAGACGATGAACTCTTGCTTAGCTGAAGCAGAAACCCAACAAGCTCAAGCACAAGCTGCACCGTTGTTAGAGCATGAAAGCTGTGTAACTCATGACTTGCACTCACCGGTTAAATCTGAAAGTCTAGACTTTCACAACCCACATTCGAGTTCTTGTCTCGAAGGGATAACCTCGGAGCCTAGTTCATTTCCTTGGACACTCCAGCAGGCCATGCTTGGCGATGCCCATTTCTCTAAAGCATCTCCTGTAGTAGTCCCTAGAGAAAGACGAAAACGGAAACGAACCCGGCCGACGAAGAACAAGGAAGAAGTTGAGAGCCAGCGGATGACCCACATTGCCGTTGAACGTAACCGGCGTCGCCAAATGAACGACCACCTTAATTCGCTCCGCTCTCTCATGCCGCCCTCCTACGTTCAAAGG GGTGACCAAGCGTCGATTATCGGAGGTGCAATAGACTTTGTGAAGGAACTAGAGCAACTTCTACAGTCTCTCGAATCGCAAAAGAGAACAAGAAACGCAGAAGAAACCGAAGCATCCGTTGGCGTTTCATCGAACAGGTTGTTTACGTTAGATCAACCGGAGTTTAACGGCAGTAATACTTGCGAAGAGGAATCGAAAGTGAAGAAAAAGTCAGATGTGGGTGAAATAGAAGTGACTGCAGTACACAACCATGTAAATTTGAAGATACAATGTCAAAGAAAACCAGGCCAGTTACTAAGAGCTATCGTTGCATTAGAGGAACTTAGACTTACAGTTTTGCACCTTAACATAACTTCATCGGAAACTACTGTTCTATATTCATTCAATCTTAAG ATAGAGGAAGATTGTAAACTGGGATCAGCAGATGAGGTAGCAGCAACAGTTAATCAAATATTCAGCATTATCAACAGCACCAGCTGA